A region of Polynucleobacter sp. JS-Mosq-20-D10 DNA encodes the following proteins:
- the dusB gene encoding tRNA dihydrouridine synthase DusB produces MKIGPHLLANKLFVAPMAGVTDRPFRQLCKKLGAGYAVSEMIASNALLWKSEKTQRRANHQGEFKPIAVQIAGADPKMMAAAAKLNVDHGAQIIDINMGCPAKKVCNVAAGSALLRDEPLVQQILEAVVQAVGVGPDAVPVTLKIRTGWDREHKNAIYIARLAEQSGISMLTVHGRTRADLYHGEAEYETITAVKNSVAIPVVANGDITTPEKAQFVLKETGADAIMIGRAAQGRPWIFREINHFLETGGKLPTPQINEIQEIMNAHLIDHYEFYGEYVGLRTARKHIGWYCKGLRDSHAFRQRMNTADDCKTQLQMVNDFFNEMKSHSDHLLFLEAA; encoded by the coding sequence ATGAAGATTGGCCCACACCTTCTCGCAAATAAATTGTTTGTTGCCCCAATGGCCGGGGTAACGGATCGTCCATTTCGTCAGCTTTGCAAAAAACTCGGTGCTGGTTATGCCGTATCTGAAATGATCGCCTCGAATGCATTGCTTTGGAAGAGCGAGAAAACCCAGCGTCGCGCTAACCACCAAGGTGAATTTAAGCCTATCGCAGTCCAAATTGCTGGCGCTGATCCGAAGATGATGGCTGCAGCCGCCAAACTGAACGTCGATCATGGCGCCCAAATTATTGATATCAATATGGGTTGCCCAGCCAAAAAGGTATGTAATGTTGCGGCTGGTTCCGCACTACTAAGAGATGAGCCTTTGGTGCAGCAAATTTTAGAAGCCGTAGTTCAGGCTGTAGGAGTAGGTCCTGATGCTGTACCTGTGACCTTGAAAATTCGAACAGGTTGGGATCGTGAGCATAAAAATGCGATTTATATTGCGCGTCTGGCTGAGCAATCCGGCATCTCCATGCTGACCGTTCACGGTCGCACACGAGCTGATTTATATCACGGTGAAGCTGAATACGAGACCATTACTGCGGTGAAGAATAGTGTTGCCATTCCAGTAGTTGCCAATGGCGACATCACCACTCCAGAAAAAGCACAGTTTGTTTTAAAAGAAACTGGTGCCGATGCCATTATGATTGGTCGTGCTGCTCAGGGACGTCCTTGGATTTTTCGTGAGATTAATCATTTTCTGGAAACGGGCGGAAAATTACCAACACCGCAGATTAATGAAATTCAAGAGATCATGAATGCTCATCTCATTGATCATTATGAGTTTTATGGTGAATATGTCGGCTTGCGCACAGCGCGTAAGCACATCGGCTGGTACTGTAAGGGATTGCGTGACTCCCATGCCTTCCGCCAAAGAATGAATACTGCCGATGATTGCAAAACTCAATTACAAATGGTGAATGATTTTTTCAATGAAATGAAATCCCATTCAGATCATTTGTTATTTTTAGAAGCAGCCTAA
- the ruvC gene encoding crossover junction endodeoxyribonuclease RuvC, with translation MRWIGIDPGLRTTGFGVIDVDGQKLNYVASGTIESGDPAQGLPERLGILYAGIKEVLGTYHPEQAAIEEVFLNVNPRSTLMLGQARGAVIAALVSDKLPVAEYSALRVKQSIVGTGRATKPQVQEMVKRLLRLSRAPGTDAADALGVAICAAHHAQIPKVIATALAPKKSSKK, from the coding sequence ATGCGCTGGATAGGAATCGACCCAGGTCTAAGAACAACCGGTTTTGGCGTCATTGATGTTGATGGCCAAAAGCTGAACTATGTAGCCTCTGGAACGATTGAAAGTGGTGATCCAGCACAAGGACTTCCTGAAAGATTGGGAATCTTGTACGCAGGCATTAAAGAGGTTTTAGGGACCTACCACCCAGAGCAAGCTGCTATCGAAGAAGTATTTCTGAACGTCAATCCTCGTTCCACCCTCATGCTGGGACAAGCTCGTGGTGCGGTGATTGCAGCTTTAGTCTCAGATAAGCTTCCCGTTGCTGAATACAGCGCACTGAGAGTAAAGCAGTCCATCGTGGGAACTGGTAGAGCTACTAAGCCACAAGTTCAAGAAATGGTGAAACGTTTACTGCGCCTAAGCCGTGCGCCTGGAACAGACGCAGCAGATGCTTTAGGGGTAGCTATTTGCGCTGCTCACCATGCCCAAATACCAAAAGTAATTGCTACTGCGCTTGCGCCCAAAAAGAGTAGCAAGAAATAA
- a CDS encoding FAD-dependent monooxygenase translates to MSTENFDIVIQGGGPVGLACAAWCLQKFPEANIALLDRNPVDDEDLATADSRGVALSHGSKLLLDTINAWPTECADIHRVHVSQAGRFGRALMTREELGQKALGHIIRYRDIHLTLRKALRAIQANSPHFVWRHIDTNTDVENIQAKCVVHAEGGLFKTQDWVESGRDYEQSALVGLVEVENGSPFQAWERFTSEGPLAVLPSHYGPNILNLIWCGTPSSSQARLALSDADFLKSLQVEFGSRIGQFLKIQDRRLYDLGLNYRKEITQGKEVWIGNAAQTLHPVAGQGLNLGLRDAYLLAEKLSILFSKPEDQKTPLAIETTLQEYAQSRKLDRSATIGLTDFMARIFTSNLLPIVVGRGLALTALQWLPPLKTALARQMMFGRR, encoded by the coding sequence ATGTCAACGGAGAATTTCGATATTGTGATTCAGGGCGGTGGGCCAGTAGGCTTAGCCTGTGCAGCATGGTGCTTGCAAAAATTTCCTGAAGCCAATATCGCTCTACTGGATCGTAATCCTGTGGATGATGAAGATTTAGCTACTGCTGATAGCAGGGGGGTGGCCCTATCGCACGGCAGCAAGCTGTTGTTAGACACCATCAATGCATGGCCTACTGAATGCGCTGATATTCATCGGGTACATGTATCGCAAGCGGGCCGCTTTGGTCGCGCTTTGATGACTCGTGAAGAACTTGGTCAAAAAGCCTTAGGCCACATCATTCGTTATCGTGATATTCATCTCACGCTGCGCAAAGCCTTAAGAGCTATTCAAGCCAATAGCCCCCATTTTGTTTGGAGACATATTGATACCAATACCGATGTTGAAAATATTCAAGCCAAATGTGTAGTTCATGCTGAAGGTGGTTTATTTAAAACCCAAGACTGGGTGGAATCTGGCAGAGACTATGAACAATCTGCCTTAGTCGGCTTAGTCGAGGTTGAGAATGGGTCACCCTTCCAAGCGTGGGAGCGCTTCACTTCTGAAGGGCCTTTGGCTGTTCTACCCAGTCACTACGGCCCTAATATTCTGAATCTGATTTGGTGCGGAACCCCAAGCTCATCACAAGCACGGCTGGCTTTAAGTGACGCTGATTTTCTGAAAAGCTTGCAAGTCGAGTTTGGCTCACGCATTGGACAATTTCTCAAAATCCAAGATCGCCGACTTTACGATCTAGGACTCAATTACCGCAAAGAAATTACTCAAGGCAAGGAGGTTTGGATTGGTAATGCTGCCCAGACCTTGCATCCCGTTGCGGGACAAGGTCTTAACCTTGGATTACGGGATGCTTATCTCTTGGCGGAAAAACTCAGCATCCTCTTCTCCAAGCCTGAGGATCAAAAAACCCCTCTAGCCATCGAAACTACCTTGCAGGAGTATGCTCAAAGTCGTAAGCTCGATCGGTCTGCCACCATAGGTCTAACTGACTTCATGGCCAGAATCTTTACCTCCAACCTACTGCCTATTGTGGTTGGCCGTGGATTGGCCTTAACAGCTCTCCAATGGCTCCCTCCCCTCAAAACAGCTCTAGCTCGGCAGATGATGTTTGGCAGGCGCTAA
- the purH gene encoding bifunctional phosphoribosylaminoimidazolecarboxamide formyltransferase/IMP cyclohydrolase yields the protein MIRTALLSVSDKNGIVPFAKALHEQGIKLISTGGTAKLLAENNLPVVEVSSLTKFPEMLDGRVKTLHPMVHGGLLARRDFPEHMAALKAHGIDTIDMLVINLYPFNETVAKADCSFEDAVENIDIGGPAMLRAAAKNHQDVTVLISPEDYAPVLKEMRANKNRVSYQTNLGLAKKVFSHTAQYDGAIANYLSSLGDDLEHKTRSAYPETLHLAFEKVQEMRYGENPHQSAAFYKDIYPVDGALANYKQLQGKELSYNNIADADSAWECVKSFTGNASGAAACVIIKHANPCGVAVAANTLEAYQKAFKTDPSSAFGGIIAFNVPCDGATAEAISKQFVEVLIAPSFSAEAKTLFATKQNVRLLEIPFGTAFNAFDFKRVGGGLLVQSPDAKNVLENEMRVVSKRLPTPSEMHDMMFAWRVAKFVKSNAIVYCANGMTLGIGAGQMSRVDSARMASIKAENAGLSLKGSAVASDAFFPFRDGLDVVVNGGASCAIQPGGSMRDDEIIAAANEHGIAMIFTGTRHFRH from the coding sequence ATGATCCGCACAGCCTTACTCTCTGTTTCTGATAAAAATGGCATTGTGCCCTTCGCCAAAGCCCTCCATGAGCAAGGCATCAAGCTAATCTCTACTGGTGGCACTGCAAAACTACTGGCTGAAAATAATTTACCTGTAGTGGAAGTATCTTCTCTTACTAAGTTTCCAGAGATGCTCGATGGTCGCGTGAAGACCTTGCATCCAATGGTGCATGGTGGCTTATTAGCCCGCCGAGATTTTCCTGAGCATATGGCTGCATTGAAAGCACATGGCATCGATACGATCGACATGCTCGTCATTAACCTCTATCCATTTAATGAAACAGTTGCTAAAGCAGATTGTTCATTTGAAGATGCAGTTGAGAACATTGATATTGGTGGTCCAGCGATGTTGCGTGCTGCTGCCAAGAACCATCAAGATGTGACTGTGTTGATTTCTCCAGAAGATTACGCTCCTGTTCTCAAAGAGATGAGAGCCAATAAGAACAGAGTGTCTTATCAGACCAACTTGGGTCTAGCTAAGAAAGTATTTTCTCATACTGCTCAATATGATGGTGCTATTGCTAACTATCTCTCATCACTAGGTGATGACTTAGAACACAAGACACGTTCTGCCTATCCAGAAACGCTCCATCTTGCCTTTGAAAAAGTACAAGAGATGCGTTACGGTGAGAATCCACACCAATCCGCAGCTTTCTACAAAGATATCTATCCAGTTGATGGTGCACTTGCTAATTACAAACAACTGCAAGGCAAGGAGTTGTCCTATAACAATATTGCTGATGCTGACTCTGCTTGGGAATGCGTCAAGAGCTTTACTGGTAACGCTAGTGGTGCCGCAGCCTGCGTCATCATCAAACATGCCAACCCTTGTGGCGTAGCTGTTGCTGCCAATACCCTTGAGGCATATCAAAAGGCATTCAAGACTGATCCAAGCTCAGCCTTCGGTGGAATTATTGCCTTCAACGTACCATGCGATGGCGCTACAGCTGAAGCAATCTCTAAGCAGTTTGTAGAGGTGTTAATTGCACCTAGCTTTAGTGCTGAAGCTAAAACCCTCTTTGCTACGAAACAAAATGTGCGCCTCCTAGAGATTCCTTTTGGCACTGCATTTAATGCTTTTGACTTCAAACGCGTGGGCGGTGGCTTACTAGTGCAATCCCCCGATGCGAAGAATGTTCTTGAAAATGAAATGCGTGTTGTCAGCAAGCGTCTTCCAACCCCAAGTGAAATGCACGACATGATGTTTGCATGGCGTGTTGCGAAGTTTGTGAAGTCTAACGCGATTGTGTATTGCGCTAACGGCATGACGCTTGGTATTGGCGCCGGCCAAATGAGCCGTGTCGACTCTGCTCGTATGGCAAGCATTAAGGCTGAGAATGCAGGCTTAAGTCTTAAAGGCTCTGCAGTGGCAAGTGATGCTTTCTTCCCATTTCGCGATGGCTTAGATGTGGTGGTGAATGGTGGTGCAAGTTGTGCCATTCAGCCTGGTGGCAGTATGCGTGATGATGAAATCATTGCGGCAGCCAATGAACATGGCATCGCTATGATCTTTACTGGTACTCGTCACTTCCGTCACTAA
- a CDS encoding helix-turn-helix domain-containing protein: MTNKHPITECIETQLQAYLDDLKGTPPSDLYQMVLAVVEKPMLELVMQHAKQNQSLAAQYLGINRNTLHKKLVEHQLLK; this comes from the coding sequence ATGACCAATAAGCACCCCATCACCGAATGTATTGAGACCCAACTCCAAGCTTACTTGGATGATCTCAAAGGAACACCTCCATCCGACTTATACCAAATGGTTCTCGCAGTGGTTGAAAAGCCGATGCTCGAATTAGTAATGCAGCACGCAAAGCAGAATCAATCTTTGGCGGCACAATACCTTGGCATCAACCGCAATACGCTTCACAAGAAGTTAGTTGAGCACCAGCTCCTGAAATAA
- the ruvA gene encoding Holliday junction branch migration protein RuvA has translation MIGRIQGILVSVHPPRLLVDCQGVGYEIDVPMSTLYQLPETNQTITLLTHFQVREDAQQLFGFATETEREAFRQLIKISGVGSRTALAVLSGMSVNELAQAIAMQEAGRLTQVPGIGKKTAERLCLELKGKLAPDLGIVGGKPQVVEASSEVLQALLALGYSEKEAHLALKQIPSDTTVSDGIRMGLKYLSKSS, from the coding sequence ATGATTGGTCGCATACAAGGCATTCTCGTTTCAGTTCATCCACCCCGCCTCTTGGTAGATTGCCAAGGTGTTGGCTATGAGATCGATGTGCCCATGAGCACCCTGTACCAACTGCCAGAGACCAATCAAACAATTACACTACTGACCCACTTCCAAGTCCGAGAAGATGCGCAGCAGCTCTTTGGCTTTGCTACTGAAACTGAGCGTGAAGCATTTAGACAACTGATCAAGATCAGCGGCGTTGGTTCACGCACGGCACTTGCGGTACTTTCTGGCATGAGCGTCAATGAATTGGCGCAAGCGATTGCCATGCAAGAGGCAGGGCGCCTAACTCAAGTACCTGGTATTGGCAAAAAGACTGCTGAGCGTCTATGCCTTGAACTTAAAGGAAAATTAGCTCCGGATTTAGGAATTGTTGGCGGTAAGCCCCAGGTAGTTGAAGCAAGCAGCGAGGTATTACAAGCCCTCTTGGCGCTGGGTTATTCTGAAAAAGAGGCTCATCTCGCTCTCAAACAAATTCCGTCAGATACCACCGTATCAGATGGCATCCGCATGGGCCTGAAATACCTCTCGAAGTCTTCATAA
- the murU gene encoding N-acetylmuramate alpha-1-phosphate uridylyltransferase MurU, whose protein sequence is MNKPNLIPCFLLAAGRGERMRPLTDELPKPLLSIKNKSLLAWHLEALSAAGIQDVVINHAWLGNKIEEALGDGNRFNLNITYSPEANALETAGGIRRALPLLNPSDYFLVINGDVFSPNLPIQKLLDRASDLRSMPSKPLAHLLMVPNPVQHSEGDFYIKDSQVTNEPLDGAEKLTFSGIGLYHRDLFKDLELDAPNKLAPILREAMAKNRVSGEKYHGPWHDVGTPQRLQELNAANE, encoded by the coding sequence ATGAATAAGCCCAATCTCATTCCATGCTTTTTACTAGCAGCAGGTCGAGGTGAACGCATGCGTCCCTTGACAGATGAGCTACCCAAACCGCTACTCAGCATCAAAAATAAATCCTTACTTGCCTGGCATTTGGAGGCACTGAGTGCAGCAGGTATTCAGGATGTAGTGATTAATCATGCTTGGCTTGGCAATAAGATTGAAGAGGCCTTAGGGGATGGCAATCGATTTAACCTCAATATCACTTACTCCCCAGAAGCCAACGCCCTTGAAACGGCGGGCGGTATTCGAAGAGCACTGCCCTTACTGAACCCAAGCGATTATTTCCTGGTCATCAATGGGGATGTTTTTAGCCCAAATCTGCCAATTCAGAAGCTCTTAGACCGAGCTTCTGACTTACGAAGTATGCCAAGCAAACCTCTGGCACACCTTTTGATGGTTCCCAACCCAGTACAGCATTCTGAGGGTGACTTTTATATCAAGGACTCCCAGGTAACCAATGAACCACTGGATGGCGCTGAAAAACTCACCTTTTCTGGTATCGGACTCTACCACCGAGACCTTTTCAAGGACTTGGAATTAGATGCGCCTAATAAGCTAGCTCCAATTTTGAGGGAGGCCATGGCTAAAAATAGAGTGTCCGGTGAAAAATATCACGGACCGTGGCACGATGTAGGTACACCCCAACGATTACAAGAACTTAATGCAGCGAATGAATAA
- a CDS encoding aminopeptidase P N-terminal domain-containing protein: MNKSVIYQQRRVELAKLICAKTDGGVAIITTAPETARNRDSEFPYRHDSDFFYLTGFEEPGASLVLKIAGSTSQPQLESHLFCRPKDAEREIWDGIRLGPDAAPAVLGVEYAHSNHDLDSKLSDLLADQDAVYIRLSESAEIDRRLRHWMKQVRAQARAGVNPPSEFHDVESLIHEMRLFKDVHEIDIMRRAAAISARAHIRAMQVCKPGMREYHLEAELLHEFRHSGAQSVAYNSIVAGGANSCILHYRAGDTELRGGDLCLIDAGCELDSYASDITRTFPVNGTFTGQQRALYDITLASQEAAIAMTKPGNTFMQPHEAALKVLTQGLLDEKLLKLAELGSLDNALETGAYRRFYMHRTSHWLGMDVHDVGSYREPLDTASSSPEKPWRVLRPGMALTIEPGLYIRPSDDVDERFWNIGIRIEDDAVVNDSGCELISRGVPVKADEIEALMKNN; this comes from the coding sequence ATGAATAAATCCGTCATTTACCAACAACGTCGAGTTGAACTCGCAAAACTGATCTGCGCTAAAACTGATGGTGGCGTTGCCATCATCACTACAGCACCTGAGACTGCGCGTAATCGAGATAGTGAGTTTCCCTATCGTCACGACAGTGATTTTTTCTACCTCACTGGCTTTGAAGAGCCAGGTGCTAGCCTCGTACTCAAGATTGCTGGATCAACATCACAACCTCAATTGGAATCACATCTTTTTTGCAGACCTAAAGATGCAGAACGTGAAATTTGGGATGGCATTCGCTTAGGGCCAGACGCGGCTCCTGCAGTTTTAGGTGTGGAATACGCTCACAGCAATCATGATTTAGATAGCAAGCTCAGTGATTTATTGGCCGATCAAGATGCTGTCTATATTCGCCTTTCAGAAAGCGCTGAAATAGATCGTCGCTTACGCCATTGGATGAAACAAGTACGAGCTCAGGCTCGTGCTGGTGTCAATCCTCCTTCAGAATTTCATGATGTAGAAAGTTTGATTCATGAGATGCGTCTTTTTAAAGATGTCCATGAGATTGACATCATGCGTCGTGCCGCCGCGATTTCTGCGCGCGCTCACATTCGTGCCATGCAAGTCTGCAAACCCGGAATGCGTGAATATCATCTCGAAGCAGAGCTACTTCACGAGTTCCGCCACAGCGGGGCACAAAGCGTGGCCTACAACAGTATTGTTGCGGGCGGCGCTAACTCCTGCATCCTGCATTACCGTGCTGGTGATACTGAACTACGTGGCGGAGATCTGTGCCTCATTGACGCAGGTTGCGAGCTTGATAGTTATGCTTCAGATATCACTCGCACATTCCCAGTGAATGGGACATTCACAGGTCAACAACGCGCACTGTATGACATTACGCTTGCATCGCAGGAAGCCGCTATCGCCATGACTAAGCCTGGTAATACATTTATGCAACCACATGAGGCAGCTCTTAAAGTACTCACTCAAGGCTTACTTGATGAGAAGCTGCTAAAGCTTGCGGAATTAGGCTCTCTGGATAATGCACTTGAGACTGGAGCCTATCGTCGCTTTTATATGCACCGTACCTCACATTGGCTGGGCATGGATGTTCATGACGTTGGCTCATATCGCGAACCACTTGACACAGCATCAAGTTCCCCAGAAAAGCCATGGCGCGTTTTGAGGCCAGGCATGGCGCTCACTATCGAGCCAGGTTTATATATTCGTCCTTCTGATGATGTAGATGAGCGCTTTTGGAATATCGGTATCCGCATTGAGGATGATGCCGTAGTGAACGATTCAGGATGTGAATTGATTTCTCGTGGCGTGCCGGTTAAAGCTGATGAAATCGAAGCACTCATGAAAAATAATTAA